DNA from bacterium:
GGGGGCCGAGAAGGGACTGCGGCTCGCTGCCGCGGTCTGGCCCTTCTGGGAGGCGCGCAGCCACTTCACGCTGGGACGGGGCCTGCTGGCGCGGGCCATCGCGCGCGGGCGCGAGGCGCTGGGCCCGACGCCGGCCCTGGCCCGCGCGCTGACGGGGGCGGGCAACCTCGCCTGGGCGCAGTCGGACTTCGCCCCCGCCAAGACCTGCTTCGCCGAGAGCCTCGCCGTGAACCGCGCGCTCGGCAATCGCCAGGGCGAAGCCGTGGGACTGGGCAGCCTCGGCCTGGTCGCCATGGACAGCCTCGGCCTCGAAGAGGCGACAGCCCTCTTCGGCGAGGCGCTGGCGCTCTTCCGCGACATGGGCGACCGGCTCGGCACCTGCCGGACCCTGGCCAACCTGGCCATCTGCCTGCGCAACCAGGGTCAGCCCGAGGAGGCGCGCCGCCTCCAGCTCGAGAACCTCGCGATCCGCCGCGAGCTGGGCGACCTGCGCGGCACGGGGCTCGCCTTGTACAACCTCACGGTCATCGCCCTCCAGCTCGAGGAGTGGGCCGCGGCGCGCGGACACGTCGCCGAGGGCCTGCGCCTCTTCCGCGAGCTCGAGGACCGCCTGCACCTGGCCACCTGCCTGGAGCGCGCAAGCGAGCTGGCCGCGGCGTTGGGCGAGACGCTCCGTGCGGTGAGCCTGCGCGCCGCCGCCGCAGCGCTGCGTGCGGCGATCGGCGCGCCCGTCCCACCCAAGGCGCTCGAGGAGCGCGAGCGCTTCCTGGCCGCCGCTCGCGAGAAGCTCGCTCCCGGGGACTTCGCGCAGGCCTGGGCGGCGGGGGAGCGGGCCACCTACCAGGATGCCGTCGCCGAGGCCCTGGACTGGCTCGAGGCGCCGGCCTGAGGCGCGCCGATCGGGCTCCGCTCTTCCTGCGTGACCTTTTCGCCCGGAGTGTATAGGATCTTCACGTTCTGCGGCCGGCCGCCCCCGGGGGCGACCAGTCAAGTGATTTACTGGCTTGTTGTTGCGAAGTGGGCCGACGCGAGCCGGTGGGTATGCGGCTTGCGGGGGCGGGGGCGTCGGCAAGGAGGAGAATGGCTCGCCTGCATGTCCACATGCGGCCCGGGTGGTTCCCCGCGGCTCTGCTCCTGGCGGCCCTCCTGTTGCCGGCGGGCGGCTGGCTACCCGCCCCCGGGGGCGGATGGGCCTCGGCGGCTGCGCCGAGCGCCGCTGCGGAGGCCGCGCCCGCGGCGCGCGCGCTGCGCGTCGAGTCCATCGCCTTCAGGGGGCAGTGGAAGACGCGCGAAGCCCTCCTCGCGCGGACCCTCGCTCTCGCGCCCGGCGATGCGGTGGACGCCGCGGCGCTGGCCGCCGCCCGCGCGCGCCTGGTCGAGACGGGCTGGTTCGACGCCGTCGACGTGAGCGCGGAGCCGGGCAGCGAGCGGGGGCTGCTGCGGGTGCTGGTCAGCCTGCGCGAGCGGCAGCGGCCCTACCTCGACACCGGCTTCGGCTTCCGCGACCCCGAGGGCTGGTACCTGACGCTCGTCGGCCTGCGGGTCGAGAATCCCGTCGGGCTCGGCGGGCGGGCGACGGCGGGTCTCCAGCTCGGCTTCCGCACGGCGGGCGCCGAGGCCGAGTGGCTGCAGCCCCTCACGGCGGGCGGCGCGCTGGCGGCGCGCCTGCGCCTGCGCATCCAGAACGAGAAGCTGCTCTGGTACGAGAACGAGCCGGGCTGGATCGGGCTCTACGACGAGCATCGCCTGGACCTAGAGCGGGCGGAGGCGGCGCTCTCGCTGATCGCGCGGCCGCGGCGGCCGCTCGCGCTCGAACTGGGCCTGAGCGCGGCGAGCGTCGAGCCCGAGGCCGAGGGCGAGAACCGGGACACGGACGCCGAGATCCCGCCCTATCGCCTGCCGCCCGCATTCCAGGCCGAGACCGGCAGGCGGCAACTCACCGGTGCGCTCGTTGGCCTGACCCTCGGCGAGGGCGGCCTGAACGGCGCGCCCGGCGCCTCGCTCAGCCTGCGCGGGCGAATCGCCAGCGAGGTGCTCGGAGCCGAGGCCGACTACGCGCGCTGGACCTTCGCCGCGCGCGGCACGGTGGCGCTCCCCCCGGGCCATCGCCTGGCCCTCGGCCTGCGCGGCGGCTGGGTCGGCGAACGGGCGCCCTACTACGAGCGCTTCCGCCTGGGCGGGTCCTACTCGCTGCGCGGCTTCCGCGACCACTCGCTCTCGCCGCCCGAGGGCCACGACGGCTTCTTCAGCGGCGCGCTGGAATACCGCGTGCCCCTACTCGCCGCGCGGCGCGGCCTCGGCGATGAGGAGCGCGGCGACGGCCGCGGCGCCAGCCGGGGCCGCAATGGTGAGCGGCTCAGTGCGCTGGCCTTCGCGGATGCCGGGCGCGGTTGGCTCGAGCGCGCGGGCGCGCTGGCCGAGCCGGACGTCGACTACGAGGAGTGGCAGCTCGGTGCGGGCTACGGCCTGCGCCTGACGCTGCCCTGGCTGGGCACGCTGGGCCTGGATGTCGGCTTTCCCGTGACGGCCGGCATCACGGGCGAGCCGGTCTGGGTCTACCTCACGCTGGGGCATAGCTTCTAGTGCGCGGGACCCGGCGCCTGGCGGGGGCACGAGCGGCAGGATTGGCAGCCGCTCTTGCAGCGCTCGTCGCTGCAAAGGCTCTAGGAGTTGAACAGAGCACGCGCGTGGAGCGCGTCGAGCTGTCGCGCGCGGCGGACGCACTCGTCGCCGACATCGAGCTGGCCGCGCTGCTCAGTCCACCCGTCGAGAACACCTTGAGAAGCGGACTGCCGGTGGTCGTCGATCTCGCGATCGAGCTGCGGCCTGCCGCGGGGCGCGCGGCGGGGCGTCTCGTGCGCAGCACCCTGAGCTACGACGTCTGGGAGGACCGCTACCGGCTCGAGCGGGCCGGCGCGCACTGGGACTACGCGGACCTCGCCGCGCTGCGCGCGGCCGCCGCCCGCTACGAGGCGCTGCCGCTGGCGGCGCTCTCGGCGCTGGGCGCGAGGAGCTTCACGCTCAGCCTGCGCGTGGCGGTCGATCCGCTGGGCGGGGCCGAGCGCGAGCGGATGGAGAAGTGGCTCGCGCGCACCGTGAGCGACCCGGCCGACCCCTCGGCGCGCGAGCTGCGCCTGGACCTGGGCGCCCTGCTCGGCAGCGTCTTCGGCGGCAAGGGCCCGCAGGGTTGGGGGCCGGAGCGGGTGGTGGGGCCGGTCGCGCTCGGCGCGCTGCGCGAGCGCGCGCCGGCGGCACGACCGCCTGCGCCGCCCCCGGGGGCGGGTGAGAAGGAGGCGCCCTGACGATGAGCTTGCGTCTGCGGATCTTTCTCGCCTTCGCGCTGCTGGCGCTGCTGCCCGCGCTGCCGGTGACCCTGGTCGTGCGCGACTTGCTCGAGGGCAGCTTTCGCGTCGGGCTGAGCCCGGCGCTGCGCGAGGGGCTCGCGGCCGGCGGCGAGGCGGCGCGCGGCTGGCTGCGCGCCGAGCGGCGCGAGTTCGAGCGCGAGGTCGGGCTGCTCTGGCCTGCGCGCGAGGCGATCGCCTGGGGCGAGGAGGCGGCGGCCGACCTGCCGCCGGAGGAAGCGCCGGCCGCGCCGCCCATCGCGCCGGCGGCCGATCTCGCGCTGCTGCGTCTCGAGGCCGCGGGCCCGGCGACGGCGCTCGCGGGCGACTGGCCGCCGGAGCGCGTCGCGGCGCTCGGCGAGTCGGCACGTGCGCTGGCGCCGGCGGGCAGCGCGGCCCCGGGAGCGCCGCTGTATTCCGGCGAGGCCGACCGAGGCCGGCTCGAGGCCGTGTTGCCGCTGGGGGATCCGGTGGCGGGCTGGCTGCTCGTCTCGCGGGCGCTGCCCGAGGCGCTCGCGCGGGATTTCGAGCAGGTCGTGGCGGCGCATCAGTTGCAGGCCGGGCTCGAGCTGGAGCGCGATCGCCTGCGTGGCGGCTTCCTCCGGCCCTTCATCATCGTCTACGGTGTGGCGCTGCTCGTCTCGCTCGCGGCGGCGGCCCTGCTCAGCACGCGGCTCACGCGGCGGCTCGCCGCGCTCTCGGCGGCGGCGCGGCGCGTGGGCGCGGGCGATTGGTCGGCGCGCGTGCCGGCGGCGGGCCGCGACGAGGTGGCGCGCCTGGGCAGCGCGTTCAACGAGATGGCGGCCGGCCTGGGCGAGCAGCAGCAGCGGCTCGCGGACCTCGAACGCCTGGCCGCCTGGCGCGAGATGGCCCGCAGCCTCGCCCACGAGATCAAGAATCCGCTGACGCCGATCAGCCTGATGGTCCAGGAGATGCGCGACCGCTATCGGGGCGGCGACGCCGCCTACGCGGCCTTCCTCGCCGAGA
Protein-coding regions in this window:
- a CDS encoding tetratricopeptide repeat protein — encoded protein: GAEKGLRLAAAVWPFWEARSHFTLGRGLLARAIARGREALGPTPALARALTGAGNLAWAQSDFAPAKTCFAESLAVNRALGNRQGEAVGLGSLGLVAMDSLGLEEATALFGEALALFRDMGDRLGTCRTLANLAICLRNQGQPEEARRLQLENLAIRRELGDLRGTGLALYNLTVIALQLEEWAAARGHVAEGLRLFRELEDRLHLATCLERASELAAALGETLRAVSLRAAAAALRAAIGAPVPPKALEERERFLAAAREKLAPGDFAQAWAAGERATYQDAVAEALDWLEAPA
- a CDS encoding DUF4390 domain-containing protein, with protein sequence MRGTRRLAGARAAGLAAALAALVAAKALGVEQSTRVERVELSRAADALVADIELAALLSPPVENTLRSGLPVVVDLAIELRPAAGRAAGRLVRSTLSYDVWEDRYRLERAGAHWDYADLAALRAAAARYEALPLAALSALGARSFTLSLRVAVDPLGGAERERMEKWLARTVSDPADPSARELRLDLGALLGSVFGGKGPQGWGPERVVGPVALGALRERAPAARPPAPPPGAGEKEAP
- a CDS encoding HAMP domain-containing protein, coding for MSLRLRIFLAFALLALLPALPVTLVVRDLLEGSFRVGLSPALREGLAAGGEAARGWLRAERREFEREVGLLWPAREAIAWGEEAAADLPPEEAPAAPPIAPAADLALLRLEAAGPATALAGDWPPERVAALGESARALAPAGSAAPGAPLYSGEADRGRLEAVLPLGDPVAGWLLVSRALPEALARDFEQVVAAHQLQAGLELERDRLRGGFLRPFIIVYGVALLVSLAAAALLSTRLTRRLAALSAAARRVGAGDWSARVPAAGRDEVARLGSAFNEMAAGLGEQQQRLADLERLAAWREMARSLAHEIKNPLTPISLMVQEMRDRYRGGDAAYAAFLAESGRIVEDEVESLRRLSREFSAFARTPEMHKETADLGALLADLARLYGSGSNAERVELTIDPALPAFAFDPEQLRRVFSNLFENAQAAMAALPAAERRLRVDARAEAGRARVDVVDSGPGVPEALRARGFEPHFSSKAGGMGLGLALVRSVCTLHGGDARLVVDGAPGAHFVVELPLAERTEP